In the Flagellimonas sp. HMM57 genome, one interval contains:
- the rplS gene encoding 50S ribosomal protein L19, with amino-acid sequence MESLIKFVEDEFVPKKDFPKFSSGDTITVYYEIKEGEKTRTQFFKGVVIQRRGTGATETFTIRKMSGTVGVERIFPVNMPALQKIEVNKKGKVRRSRIFYFRELTGKKARIKEIRG; translated from the coding sequence ATGGAATCCTTAATAAAATTTGTTGAAGACGAATTTGTTCCAAAAAAAGATTTTCCAAAATTTTCTTCTGGTGACACGATAACTGTTTACTATGAAATTAAGGAAGGTGAAAAAACCCGTACACAGTTCTTTAAAGGAGTTGTAATACAACGAAGAGGGACTGGAGCTACAGAAACATTCACTATTAGAAAAATGTCAGGTACTGTTGGTGTGGAAAGAATTTTCCCAGTAAACATGCCAGCGCTTCAAAAAATTGAAGTAAACAAAAAAGGTAAGGTACGTAGATCTAGAATCTTCTACTTTAGAGAGCTTACAGGTAAAAAAGCCCGTATTAAAGAGATAAGAGGATAA
- a CDS encoding GNAT family N-acetyltransferase: MKVRGATLSDVAFIAPLFNEYRVFYEQETDLSASRAFLEARLRNNESIIFVAISEGEMIGFTQLYKTFSSVSLQPYYILNDLFVAQAHRKQGVGETLLNHAKIHCAKKNYKGLALETATDNPAQKLYERLEWKKDNDCFHYFWKNTIAQ; encoded by the coding sequence ATGAAGGTTAGAGGAGCAACCCTATCAGATGTAGCATTTATTGCCCCGTTATTCAATGAATACCGAGTATTTTATGAGCAAGAAACGGACTTAAGTGCTTCCAGAGCTTTTCTCGAAGCACGTTTGCGCAACAACGAATCAATCATTTTTGTAGCAATTAGTGAAGGGGAGATGATTGGATTTACCCAACTCTACAAAACCTTTTCATCTGTATCATTGCAACCTTATTATATTTTAAATGATTTATTTGTAGCGCAAGCGCACAGAAAACAAGGAGTGGGAGAAACACTACTAAACCATGCAAAAATCCATTGTGCCAAAAAGAATTATAAAGGCTTGGCACTGGAGACCGCTACAGATAATCCAGCGCAAAAATTATATGAACGCTTAGAATGGAAAAAAGATAATGACTGCTTTCATTACTTTTGGAAAAATACTATTGCACAATAA
- a CDS encoding DUF4249 family protein — protein sequence MKNSIYLLLSLFLLASCEEVIDIELPTSEPRLVIDAIIGYNQNNGDPITIGQVKLTLTAPFLQDEIPPAENATVTIIDEENGQSFPLVESDPGVFQNGFPDLEFDREYTLIVNYDGETYTATQQLIPAPVISSAVQGDGFLFDEEEETEVVITFTDTPNERNYYLFSFGFDNFLVVDDEFFEGSDITFSYFYEDVEPGDLLTITLLGIDKNFADYVDLALVQSGENGGGPFATPPATVKGNILNTTTPENFPFGYFNLSEFDTELLTVE from the coding sequence TTGAAAAACAGCATATACCTCCTACTATCATTATTTCTACTAGCGAGTTGTGAAGAAGTAATCGATATAGAGTTGCCAACTTCTGAACCTAGATTGGTCATAGATGCCATAATAGGTTATAACCAAAATAATGGAGATCCAATTACTATTGGGCAGGTAAAACTTACCCTTACAGCACCTTTCCTTCAAGATGAAATACCGCCTGCAGAGAATGCAACGGTAACCATTATAGACGAAGAAAATGGACAATCTTTTCCCCTAGTAGAAAGTGACCCAGGTGTTTTTCAAAATGGGTTTCCTGATTTGGAGTTTGATAGGGAATACACCCTTATTGTGAATTACGATGGAGAAACCTACACAGCAACACAACAGTTGATACCAGCCCCGGTCATTAGTAGCGCTGTACAAGGAGACGGTTTTTTGTTCGATGAGGAAGAAGAGACCGAAGTGGTCATCACATTTACAGATACCCCAAACGAACGCAACTACTATTTGTTCTCTTTTGGGTTTGATAACTTTTTAGTTGTTGATGATGAATTTTTTGAAGGTAGTGATATTACATTTTCATATTTCTATGAAGATGTTGAACCTGGTGACCTGCTCACGATAACACTATTGGGAATCGATAAAAATTTTGCCGATTACGTTGACTTGGCCTTGGTACAATCTGGTGAGAATGGCGGTGGTCCGTTTGCAACACCCCCTGCCACCGTTAAAGGTAATATCTTAAATACGACAACCCCGGAAAATTTCCCTTTTGGCTATTTTAACCTGAGTGAGTTTGACACTGAATTATTGACCGTTGAATGA
- a CDS encoding NADP-dependent isocitrate dehydrogenase, producing the protein MAKIFYTKTDEAPALATLSFLPIVKAFTNTANIDIETKNISLAGRIAAVFPEFLDDNQKISDDLAKLGSLAKTPEANIIKLPNISASIPQLKEAIAELQQKGFNVPNYPDEPNTENEKTVKSRYDKIKGSAVNPVLREGNSDRRAPKAIKNYAKKNPHSMGEWSSQSKTHVATMSEGDFKHNEKSLTLKNADDVRIELFNANGEAAVLKESTPLQKGEIIDATVMSKRALVDFLTHEVAAAKKDGLLLSLHFKATMMKVSDPIIFGHALKAYFSDLFEKYGDALEDLGINPNNGLESLLDKLHKLPEVKRKEIEAVVAENIKNGPDLAMVNSDKGVTNLHVPSDIIIDASMPAMIRNSGKMWDKNGQPQDTKAIIPDSSYAGIYQATIDFCKEHGAFDPTTMGTVPNVGLMAQKAEEYGSHDKTFEIQNSGTVRVVSTTTNEVLLQHNVEQGDIWRMCQVKDAPIQDWVKLAVTRARATNTPAVFWLDEERAHDAELIGKVTQYLKLHDTEGLDLRILSPTEATKFTLERIKDGKDTISVSGNVLRDYLTDLFPILEVGTSAKMLSIVPLMNGGGLFETGAGGSAPKHVQQFLEEGHLRWDSLGEFLALGVSLEHYGEKNQNKKALVLAEALDNATEKFLDNDKSPSRKVNELDTRGSHFYLALYWAEELANQNEDKELKSSFTKVYESLDANQDKITSELIDAQGASVDIGGYYLPDSDLASKAMRPSKTFNTILETIS; encoded by the coding sequence ATGGCTAAAATTTTCTACACAAAAACTGACGAAGCGCCAGCCTTGGCAACATTATCTTTTTTACCAATAGTAAAAGCATTTACAAATACCGCCAATATAGACATAGAGACCAAAAATATTTCGCTTGCAGGTAGAATAGCAGCTGTATTTCCCGAGTTTTTGGACGATAACCAAAAAATATCGGATGATTTGGCCAAATTGGGCAGTTTAGCAAAGACCCCGGAAGCCAATATTATCAAATTACCAAACATAAGTGCATCCATTCCACAACTAAAAGAAGCCATTGCGGAACTTCAACAAAAAGGATTCAACGTACCCAACTATCCAGACGAGCCAAATACCGAAAACGAGAAGACCGTTAAGTCCAGGTATGATAAAATAAAGGGAAGTGCCGTAAACCCTGTGTTGCGCGAAGGAAACTCCGATAGAAGAGCGCCAAAAGCAATTAAAAATTACGCAAAAAAGAATCCCCACAGCATGGGCGAATGGTCATCGCAATCCAAAACCCATGTGGCCACAATGTCAGAAGGAGATTTTAAACACAATGAAAAATCTTTGACTTTAAAGAATGCTGACGATGTGCGTATTGAACTGTTCAATGCCAATGGCGAAGCGGCTGTACTAAAAGAAAGCACTCCGCTTCAAAAAGGGGAAATAATCGATGCTACGGTCATGAGCAAACGCGCACTTGTTGATTTTTTAACCCATGAAGTCGCAGCCGCAAAAAAGGATGGTCTTTTACTTTCCCTACATTTTAAGGCTACTATGATGAAGGTGTCCGATCCAATTATATTCGGTCATGCATTAAAAGCTTATTTCTCTGATCTCTTTGAAAAATATGGTGATGCTTTAGAAGATTTAGGAATAAATCCCAATAATGGTTTAGAAAGTCTGCTTGACAAATTGCACAAGTTACCAGAAGTAAAACGAAAAGAGATTGAAGCTGTAGTTGCTGAAAATATCAAAAATGGTCCAGATTTGGCCATGGTGAATTCAGATAAAGGAGTTACCAATCTTCATGTCCCCAGTGATATCATTATCGATGCTTCCATGCCGGCAATGATTAGAAACTCTGGAAAGATGTGGGACAAAAATGGACAACCTCAAGATACGAAAGCCATTATTCCAGATAGTAGCTACGCAGGAATTTATCAAGCTACCATAGACTTTTGCAAAGAACATGGCGCATTTGACCCCACAACCATGGGAACCGTGCCCAATGTAGGACTAATGGCCCAAAAAGCGGAAGAATATGGCTCCCATGATAAAACTTTCGAGATACAAAATTCTGGAACAGTTCGCGTGGTCAGTACAACGACCAATGAAGTTTTACTACAGCATAACGTTGAGCAAGGGGATATCTGGAGAATGTGCCAAGTTAAAGATGCACCAATCCAAGATTGGGTAAAACTAGCTGTTACCAGAGCTCGAGCGACCAATACACCTGCTGTATTTTGGTTGGATGAAGAAAGAGCCCATGACGCTGAATTAATTGGTAAAGTAACCCAATATCTGAAGCTTCACGATACCGAAGGATTGGATTTACGTATTCTCTCCCCTACCGAAGCTACCAAGTTCACCCTGGAACGCATAAAAGATGGAAAAGACACCATCTCAGTCTCTGGAAATGTGCTACGCGATTACCTTACTGACCTCTTCCCAATTCTGGAAGTTGGTACCAGTGCAAAAATGCTATCCATAGTTCCGTTGATGAATGGTGGTGGCCTGTTTGAAACAGGTGCTGGTGGATCTGCACCAAAACATGTACAGCAGTTTTTGGAAGAAGGACACCTAAGATGGGATTCGCTAGGCGAATTTTTGGCACTTGGTGTTTCCTTGGAACATTACGGTGAAAAAAATCAGAATAAAAAAGCTTTGGTGTTGGCAGAAGCCTTGGACAATGCAACAGAGAAATTCTTGGACAACGACAAATCACCTTCAAGAAAAGTGAACGAACTGGATACACGGGGAAGTCACTTTTACTTGGCATTGTACTGGGCAGAAGAACTGGCTAATCAGAATGAAGATAAAGAGCTTAAATCCTCTTTTACCAAGGTGTATGAGTCCCTTGATGCTAACCAAGATAAAATCACTTCAGAATTAATAGATGCACAGGGTGCTTCTGTTGATATTGGTGGATATTATCTTCCCGATTCGGATTTGGCATCAAAAGCAATGCGACCAAGTAAGACGTTCAATACCATTTTGGAGACAATCTCTTGA
- a CDS encoding tRNA (guanine-N1)-methyltransferase gives MKRLQAFFTLTLLITFLPILAQDNESESSSDNTLVGQFQQLEKKSGNYRANGVRYEVVRIGDLARIKKNIFDSINSANKSIKDLSATIESNNSKIEELNSQLQETTNNLETVTEEKDSMSFFGALVSKGTYNLILWSIIFALLLFLLFFIYRFRNSNFLTHQAKTALADVEKEYEEHRRRALEREQKISRQLQDELNKQKK, from the coding sequence ATGAAACGTTTACAAGCATTTTTCACCCTTACCTTACTAATCACTTTTTTACCAATTTTAGCCCAAGACAACGAATCGGAATCCAGTTCTGACAATACGCTTGTTGGACAATTTCAACAACTTGAAAAAAAATCGGGTAATTACAGGGCAAACGGTGTTCGTTACGAAGTTGTACGCATAGGGGACTTAGCCAGAATCAAGAAGAATATTTTCGATTCCATTAATAGTGCCAACAAGTCCATAAAAGATTTGTCCGCTACCATAGAAAGCAATAACTCAAAAATAGAAGAGTTAAATTCCCAGCTTCAAGAGACTACCAATAATTTAGAGACCGTAACCGAGGAAAAAGATAGTATGTCATTTTTTGGGGCTTTGGTAAGCAAAGGAACGTATAACCTGATACTTTGGTCAATTATTTTCGCACTGTTATTATTCTTGTTGTTTTTTATCTACAGATTTAGAAACAGTAACTTTTTGACCCACCAAGCAAAAACGGCACTTGCCGATGTAGAAAAGGAATATGAAGAACATAGGCGGCGAGCGCTGGAACGTGAACAAAAAATTAGTCGTCAGTTACAAGACGAACTGAACAAACAAAAAAAATAA
- a CDS encoding S1C family serine protease, with protein MKRIANLLLVSVFAGAITLGAYKLFFEKDTYKWVAENQETPFISTSGLTASAKGAGINEVDFTIAAEKTVNAVVHVKNVTINKGSNSIADFFYGFERQQTPQVGTGSGVIISPDGYIVTNNHVIAKASQLEITLNNNKTYDAKVIGADASSDIALLKIDVENALPYLAFGDSDNAKIGEWVLAVGNPFSLTSTVTAGIVSAKARSLGRNQSFIQTDAAVNPGNSGGALVNTNGDLIGINTAITSQTGSYVGYSFAVPSNIAKKVVEDIMEFGNVQRGLLGIRAANANSRQAIEMGLNEIEGVYISQVEEDSGAEAAGLQSGDIIKKVDNVLVRKFSELTGYLSSKRPDDTIEVVVDRDGKRITKKVTLKKQQTIQLPTVGFTVKNLSKEDKKIFGVSEGVKIIDVPEGYNRYDLKNKVITEVDDKAISDIDDAKELFDEISRYGRTSFTMINDKGEKERLILQ; from the coding sequence ATGAAAAGAATTGCCAATTTACTTCTAGTATCGGTTTTTGCAGGTGCAATAACATTAGGAGCTTACAAATTATTTTTTGAAAAAGACACCTATAAATGGGTTGCAGAAAACCAAGAAACACCTTTTATAAGTACCAGTGGTCTAACAGCATCTGCCAAAGGAGCGGGAATAAATGAAGTTGACTTTACCATTGCAGCGGAAAAAACAGTAAATGCCGTGGTCCACGTAAAGAACGTGACCATAAATAAAGGTTCCAATAGCATAGCAGATTTCTTTTATGGATTTGAACGTCAGCAAACCCCACAAGTGGGAACTGGGTCTGGCGTAATTATTTCACCAGACGGCTATATCGTTACTAATAACCACGTTATTGCCAAGGCAAGTCAATTGGAAATAACCCTGAACAATAACAAGACCTACGATGCCAAAGTCATTGGTGCCGATGCAAGCTCAGATATAGCGCTCTTAAAAATCGATGTGGAAAATGCACTGCCCTATTTGGCTTTTGGTGATTCGGACAATGCCAAGATCGGTGAATGGGTACTTGCGGTTGGAAATCCTTTCAGCTTGACCTCTACAGTAACCGCAGGAATTGTAAGCGCAAAAGCTAGATCATTGGGCAGAAATCAATCCTTCATACAGACAGATGCCGCAGTCAATCCAGGGAATAGTGGCGGTGCATTGGTAAATACAAATGGTGATTTAATTGGTATAAACACAGCTATAACCTCTCAAACAGGTTCTTACGTAGGTTACTCCTTTGCAGTACCTAGCAATATTGCAAAAAAGGTCGTAGAGGATATTATGGAGTTTGGTAACGTGCAAAGAGGGCTTTTGGGCATTCGTGCTGCAAATGCAAATTCTAGGCAAGCCATTGAAATGGGATTGAATGAAATCGAAGGAGTCTATATTTCTCAAGTTGAAGAAGATTCAGGAGCCGAAGCAGCTGGATTGCAATCAGGAGATATTATCAAAAAAGTTGATAATGTATTGGTACGCAAATTTTCTGAACTTACGGGATACCTATCCTCAAAACGACCAGATGACACTATAGAAGTTGTTGTGGATAGGGATGGTAAAAGAATTACAAAGAAGGTAACCCTTAAAAAGCAACAGACCATTCAATTGCCTACCGTTGGTTTTACGGTAAAGAATTTATCCAAGGAGGATAAAAAGATTTTTGGAGTAAGTGAAGGTGTCAAGATTATTGATGTCCCAGAAGGCTATAACCGTTACGACCTAAAAAACAAGGTAATCACTGAAGTGGATGACAAAGCAATAAGCGATATTGACGATGCGAAGGAACTTTTTGATGAAATTTCCAGATACGGCAGGACAAGTTTTACAATGATTAACGATAAAGGCGAAAAAGAACGCCTTATCCTTCAATAA
- a CDS encoding glyceraldehyde-3-phosphate dehydrogenase, with amino-acid sequence MSDIKSYEKELAFQADRRKATTEFIKIISDLWYDKAIEVVLFKNQIIDKNVSDIINLHEYAGEFVQKPISIFDSVEILRAINDINLPPSKLDIGKLTYEYHSDDNNHLNVKSFVLEKLKDAQASKEIKPKDVVLYGFGRIGRLVARELVAKTGRGSQLRLRAVVVRGLINKEVLEKRAALLKTDSVHGQFTGTVDVDEKKNALVINGTTVLFISADKPEALDYTQFGIYNALVIDNTGAFRDKTALSRHLEAKGASRVLLTAPGKEVPNIVHGVNHKEFDPDKTKIYSAASCTTNAITPILKVIEDSLGIKKGHLETIHAYTNDQNLVDNMHSKYRRGRAAALNMVITETGAGAAVAKALPSLKGKLTSNAIRVPVPNGSLAILNLEVKNKTSKESINTILKKYALEGDLVEQIQYSLSNELVSSDIVGASAPSIYDSKATLVSADGKSLVLYIWYDNEYGYSHQVIRLAKYIAKVRRYTYY; translated from the coding sequence ATGAGTGATATTAAGTCTTACGAGAAAGAGCTTGCGTTCCAAGCGGATAGAAGAAAAGCCACTACGGAATTCATAAAAATTATCAGTGACCTTTGGTATGACAAAGCCATAGAAGTAGTACTATTTAAAAATCAAATCATAGATAAAAATGTAAGTGATATCATCAATCTTCATGAGTACGCTGGGGAATTTGTACAAAAGCCAATTTCAATCTTTGATTCGGTTGAAATTCTCAGGGCCATTAACGATATCAACTTACCTCCTTCAAAATTGGATATTGGAAAATTGACCTACGAATACCATTCTGACGATAACAATCATCTTAACGTTAAGTCATTCGTATTGGAAAAACTTAAAGATGCCCAAGCATCCAAAGAAATAAAACCAAAGGATGTTGTGCTTTATGGATTTGGCAGAATTGGCCGATTAGTTGCCAGAGAGTTGGTGGCCAAAACCGGTAGAGGAAGCCAGTTGAGACTCAGGGCCGTTGTTGTTAGGGGATTGATCAACAAAGAAGTTTTGGAAAAAAGAGCGGCGTTGCTAAAAACAGATTCCGTACATGGACAGTTTACGGGCACCGTGGATGTTGATGAGAAAAAAAATGCCTTGGTCATAAACGGTACAACAGTACTGTTCATTAGCGCAGACAAACCCGAAGCATTGGATTACACACAATTTGGAATCTATAATGCACTTGTAATTGACAATACTGGTGCTTTTAGGGATAAAACGGCACTTTCAAGACATTTGGAAGCCAAAGGTGCAAGTAGGGTACTGCTAACCGCTCCAGGTAAGGAAGTACCTAATATTGTCCATGGAGTCAACCATAAAGAGTTTGACCCCGATAAGACAAAAATATATTCGGCAGCATCATGTACCACCAATGCCATAACGCCAATATTAAAAGTTATTGAAGATTCCCTTGGTATAAAAAAAGGACATTTAGAGACCATACATGCCTATACCAATGACCAGAATTTGGTCGATAATATGCATAGTAAATACCGTAGAGGAAGAGCTGCAGCGCTAAACATGGTCATAACCGAAACCGGTGCGGGCGCCGCTGTTGCCAAAGCACTTCCCTCTCTGAAAGGGAAATTAACCTCCAATGCCATTCGAGTTCCGGTCCCCAATGGTTCACTGGCCATCCTTAATCTTGAAGTAAAGAACAAGACCTCCAAGGAAAGTATCAATACTATTTTAAAGAAGTATGCCCTTGAGGGCGACCTTGTGGAACAAATTCAGTATTCTTTAAGTAATGAATTGGTATCATCGGACATTGTGGGCGCTTCTGCACCTTCCATCTATGACAGTAAGGCTACCCTAGTGTCCGCAGACGGGAAAAGCTTGGTACTTTATATTTGGTACGACAACGAGTATGGCTATTCACACCAAGTAATCCGATTGGCAAAATACATTGCCAAAGTAAGGCGCTATACCTATTATTAG
- the dapF gene encoding diaminopimelate epimerase: MVLQFFKYQGTGNDFVIIDNRQQTFPKNDTKLIAKLCDRKFGIGGDGLILLENDKMSDFKMVYYNADGAESSMCGNGGRCLVAFANYLGIIDSKTTFNAIDGLHQATIVDDMVELNMTDVDDIKIKPSYSFLDTGSPHHVQLIENLSDLNVQKEGAKLRYGLYGQAGSNINFVEQLDGNAFGVRTYERGVEDETLSCGTGVTAVAIAMHKLGKTSSSTIGVRTPGGDLTISFDHQKGAYRNVCLKGPAKQVYKGEILC, encoded by the coding sequence ATGGTACTACAATTTTTTAAATATCAAGGTACGGGAAATGATTTTGTTATCATTGACAATCGCCAACAAACTTTTCCCAAAAACGATACCAAATTGATTGCCAAGCTTTGCGATAGAAAATTTGGCATTGGGGGGGATGGACTCATTCTATTGGAAAATGACAAAATGTCGGATTTTAAAATGGTCTATTACAATGCCGACGGAGCAGAAAGTAGTATGTGTGGAAATGGAGGTAGATGTTTGGTGGCTTTTGCCAACTACTTAGGTATTATTGATAGCAAGACTACTTTCAATGCGATTGATGGTTTGCACCAAGCTACGATCGTTGACGATATGGTAGAGCTAAATATGACGGATGTAGATGACATCAAAATAAAACCTTCATACAGTTTTCTGGATACAGGATCACCACATCATGTACAGCTCATTGAAAACCTATCGGATTTGAATGTGCAAAAAGAGGGAGCCAAATTACGCTACGGTCTGTACGGACAGGCTGGAAGCAATATAAACTTTGTTGAACAGTTGGATGGCAACGCTTTTGGGGTGAGAACCTATGAAAGGGGAGTTGAAGATGAGACGCTTTCATGTGGAACAGGAGTAACGGCGGTTGCCATTGCTATGCATAAATTAGGTAAAACATCTTCGAGCACCATTGGAGTCAGAACGCCCGGTGGAGATTTGACCATCAGCTTTGATCATCAAAAAGGTGCTTACAGGAATGTTTGCTTAAAAGGACCTGCAAAACAAGTCTATAAAGGAGAGATTTTATGTTAA
- the trmD gene encoding tRNA (guanosine(37)-N1)-methyltransferase TrmD, whose translation MRIDIITVLPELLKSPFEASILKRAIEKGLVEVHFHNLRDYSTGNYKQVDDYQFGGGAGMVLMVEPIDKCITGLKEEREYDEIIYMTPDGSTLNQAISNEISLKKNIIILCGHYKGVDQRVRDMFITREISIGDYVLSGGELAAAVFCDAVIRLLPGVLNDETSALTDTFQDNLLAPPVYTRPSNYKGTTVPEVLLSGDFPKIEKWREEKALERTEKLRPDLLN comes from the coding sequence ATGCGGATAGATATTATCACGGTTTTGCCAGAACTATTAAAAAGTCCTTTTGAAGCTTCAATCTTAAAAAGAGCTATAGAAAAGGGGCTGGTCGAAGTACATTTTCATAATTTAAGGGATTATTCAACGGGCAATTACAAGCAAGTGGACGACTATCAATTTGGTGGTGGTGCAGGAATGGTATTGATGGTAGAGCCCATAGATAAATGTATTACCGGATTAAAGGAAGAACGGGAGTATGATGAAATCATCTATATGACACCAGACGGAAGTACACTGAATCAAGCCATTTCCAACGAGATATCCCTAAAAAAAAATATCATAATCCTATGCGGCCATTACAAAGGAGTTGACCAAAGGGTACGTGATATGTTCATAACAAGAGAAATTTCCATAGGTGATTACGTACTGTCAGGTGGGGAGTTGGCGGCCGCGGTCTTTTGTGATGCTGTTATACGATTATTGCCAGGAGTCCTCAATGATGAAACCTCAGCATTAACGGACACATTTCAAGATAATTTATTGGCGCCACCCGTTTATACTAGACCATCTAATTATAAAGGCACAACTGTACCTGAAGTGTTGCTAAGCGGTGATTTCCCAAAAATAGAGAAATGGCGCGAAGAAAAAGCTTTGGAGCGAACTGAAAAACTAAGACCGGATTTATTAAACTGA
- a CDS encoding GNAT family N-acetyltransferase, protein MLNLKGKQARLRALEPKDLEFLYQLENDTSIWEISGTLKPYSKKVLRLYLENAHRDIYDVKQLRLCICDNADKSIGLIDLFDFDPKNRRAGIGIVIARPEDRNKGLGAEALSLLCNYAFSILDVHQLYANILEENTPSIYLFEKMGFQKIGVKKEWVRTNNGFKNEIMFQKINTNA, encoded by the coding sequence ATGTTAAATCTTAAAGGAAAACAAGCGCGTTTAAGGGCGTTGGAACCTAAGGATTTGGAATTTCTGTACCAATTGGAGAATGACACTTCAATTTGGGAGATAAGCGGCACATTGAAGCCATATTCAAAAAAAGTACTTCGGTTATATTTGGAAAACGCTCACAGGGATATTTACGATGTGAAACAACTACGTTTATGCATTTGCGATAATGCTGATAAAAGTATCGGTTTAATAGATTTGTTTGATTTTGACCCAAAAAACAGAAGGGCGGGAATCGGTATAGTGATTGCGAGGCCAGAAGATAGGAACAAGGGTTTAGGCGCGGAAGCGCTTTCCCTCTTGTGCAACTATGCCTTTTCAATTTTGGATGTTCATCAACTTTACGCCAATATATTGGAAGAAAATACGCCAAGTATTTATCTATTTGAAAAGATGGGTTTTCAAAAAATAGGGGTAAAGAAAGAGTGGGTCAGAACCAATAACGGTTTCAAAAATGAGATTATGTTTCAAAAAATAAACACCAATGCTTAA
- the mltG gene encoding endolytic transglycosylase MltG: protein MLKKVLWATAILGLLICGFIAYQIYSAIFSPNTNFNNDEAFVYIPSNATFLDVRNNLEPLVKDMSTFEAVAQRKGYVTNIKGGKFALKKGMNNNEMINSLRSKNIPVKVSFNNQESLNALAGRIAQQIEADSAELVNSFNDPEFLENVGFNEDSKLGMYLPNTYEFFWNTNAKNFRDKMYKEYERFWNAERLKKAEELNLSPSQVVALAAIVQKETVKVEERPRVAGVYLNRVRKGILLQADPTVIYAIKKETGNFDTIIKRVLYRDLEMDSPYNTYKYVGIPPGPIAMPDISSIDAVLNPEKHDYLFFVADVSNFGYHMFAKTLAQHNRNKVQYTRWLDSKKVRR, encoded by the coding sequence ATGCTTAAAAAAGTACTTTGGGCGACAGCCATTTTAGGACTTTTGATTTGTGGCTTCATAGCATATCAAATCTATAGTGCCATATTTAGTCCCAATACCAACTTTAATAATGATGAAGCCTTTGTGTACATTCCATCCAATGCTACTTTTTTAGATGTAAGGAATAATCTAGAACCATTGGTGAAAGATATGTCTACTTTTGAAGCTGTGGCACAGCGCAAAGGATATGTAACCAACATTAAAGGTGGAAAGTTTGCCTTAAAAAAAGGGATGAACAACAATGAGATGATCAATTCTCTCCGCAGTAAAAATATCCCTGTGAAGGTCTCGTTCAACAATCAAGAGTCCCTAAATGCCTTGGCAGGAAGGATAGCCCAACAAATAGAAGCAGATAGTGCTGAGCTGGTAAATAGTTTCAATGATCCTGAATTTCTGGAGAACGTAGGGTTTAACGAAGATTCTAAGTTGGGAATGTACCTGCCCAATACGTATGAATTCTTCTGGAATACCAATGCGAAGAATTTTAGGGATAAAATGTACAAAGAGTATGAGCGGTTTTGGAATGCCGAACGATTGAAAAAAGCAGAAGAATTAAATCTTTCTCCATCCCAAGTCGTTGCGCTTGCTGCAATTGTGCAAAAAGAAACCGTTAAAGTAGAGGAACGACCACGAGTGGCCGGAGTATATCTTAATAGAGTGAGAAAAGGGATATTGTTACAAGCTGATCCAACGGTTATTTATGCCATAAAAAAAGAGACCGGGAATTTTGATACTATAATCAAGCGGGTTTTATATCGGGATTTAGAGATGGATTCACCCTATAATACCTATAAATATGTAGGCATTCCTCCAGGTCCGATTGCTATGCCTGACATCTCTTCGATTGATGCCGTTTTAAATCCTGAAAAACACGATTATTTATTTTTTGTAGCCGATGTTTCCAATTTTGGATACCACATGTTTGCCAAAACCTTGGCGCAACACAACCGAAATAAAGTGCAATATACCCGATGGTTGGATTCCAAAAAAGTGCGTCGATAA